One Ranitomeya variabilis isolate aRanVar5 chromosome 5, aRanVar5.hap1, whole genome shotgun sequence DNA window includes the following coding sequences:
- the LOC143774106 gene encoding uncharacterized protein LOC143774106, whose translation MVLVKDNDRVVSTGTFFLLTESLGLTCFHVVKDVRKFPHYRIMISFNYNPIEEEHYLPAEIEAYSERYNYAFLRVAVSLYPGGPGGLLPNLAPPPQHGTVTIISNYKSQIKTIPYYSMINLNNREDPSLPQYNHILDLYNGFEFLDPKNYEANLCEGASGAPVFSDCGELVAMHTGDYTPTASAIDNRVVEHGRSAVEINSMGAVEIEDLGRQFLEVVQTKRALRNYMSFGSHAPHMRNVITQFMKLGKAEIKRSQVEAPKVTQRMRVWGFPKWTPNNKTENEKQKDEPKRRPLSLEITLSIEFVTEHEDDLHDVLANCSHFISQRAFTLGRLLDPSLYTESDKPSDLENCGFSKCKAKKCRTCKYVKEGKTFSSYHTDKSYDICHLIDCNSSHVVYLISCTSCRLQYVGYTEGKLKIRIFKHLSDSNNGNAQSPSMVSKHFYIEHKEDLINMKIQGIQMINKPERAESWTRLLLNEEAFWIWTLNTIHPNGLNLKCDFAHCDYVTPGRPRYPAPDQ comes from the coding sequence ATGGTCCTGGTTAAAGACAATGACAGAGTCGTGAGCACGGGCACTTTTTTCCTCCTCACAGAATCTCTGGGCCTGACCTGTTTCCATGTGGTGAAAGACGTCCGGAAGTTTCCCCATTACAGAATTATGATCAGTTTCAATTACAATCCAATAGAAGAGGAACATTATTTACCCGCTGAGATTGAGGCTTATTCTGAGAGATACAATTACGCATTTCTACGTGTTGCAGTAAGTCTTTATCCAGGGGGTCCAGGAGGATTATTACCAAACTTAGCACCTCCACCACAACATGGGACCGTGACCATTATAAGTAATTATAAGAGCCAAATAAAAACAATACCTTATTATTCAATGATCAACTTAAATAACCGTGAGGACCCGAGTCTCCCTCAATATAACCATATATTAGACTTGTATAATGGTTTTGAATTTTTAGACCCTAAAAACTATGAAGCAAATCTTTGTGAAGGGGCTTCTGGTGCCCCTGTTTTCAGTGATTGTGGAGAACTGGTGGCGATGCACACAGGGGATTATACACCTACAGCTTCAGCTATCGATAATCGTGTGGTGGAGCATGGAAGGTCAGCTGTGGAGATAAATAGTATGGGAGCTGTGGAAATAGAAGATTTAGGTCGTCAGTTTTTGGAAGTTGTACAAACCAAAAGGGCGCTGAGAAACTATATGTCTTTTGGTTCTCATGCTCCACATATGAGGAATGTTATTACACAATTCATGAAGTTGGGGAAAGCAGAAATAAAAAGGAGTCAGGTGGAGGCTCCAAAAGTCACACAGAGGATGAGGGTCTGGGGCTTTCCAAAATGGACACCTAATAATAAAACAGAAAACGAAAAACAGAAAGATGAACCGAAACGTCGCCCATTGAGCCTTGAGATCACGCTGAGCATAGAGTTTGTTACAGAACATGAAGACGACCTGCATGATGTGTTAGCAAATTGCAGTCATTTTATTTCCCAGCGCGCCTTCACTCTCGGGAGACTTCTTGATCCCTCTTTATATACAGAGTCCGACAAACCTTCAGACTTGGAAAACTGTGGATTTTCTAAATGCAAAGCAAAAAAGTGTAGGACTTGTAAATATGTAAAGGAAGGTAAAACTTTTTCTTCCTATCATACTGATAAATCCTACGATATCTGTCATCTTATCGATTGCAACTCTTCACATGTCGTCTACTTAATATCTTGCACGTCGTGCCGCTTGCAGTATGTGGGCTACACTGAAGGTAAACTGAAAATACGAATCTTTAAACATTTGTCAGATTCTAATAATGGCAACGCACAATCTCCTTCTATGGTCTCCAAGCATTTCTACATTGAACACAAAGAGGATCTTATTAATATGAAGATCcagggaatacaaatgatcaataaACCTGAGAGAGCTGAGTCCTGGACGCGCTTACTCTTAAATGAAGAGGCATTTTGGATCTGGACGTTAAATACAATTCATCCAAACGGGCTAAATCTAAAATGTGATTTTGCGCACTGTGattatgtgacgcccgggagaccgaggtacccagcaccagatcaatga